Proteins from a single region of Vulgatibacter sp.:
- a CDS encoding GbsR/MarR family transcriptional regulator, whose translation MRATIDTDEKQRALAFAEKTGLLCEQLGLPRMAGRVVGWLLVCDPAHTSLVELAEVLQASKGSISTSTRLLEQFKVIERVTFPGDRRDYVRMISGAWEKMMNRFEQESRMMRDLAAEGLALLADAQPDRRGRLQEMHAIYEFLLEMSPLLESEWRKRQAEKRAGGNSNS comes from the coding sequence ATGCGAGCGACGATCGACACCGACGAAAAGCAGCGCGCTCTCGCCTTCGCGGAGAAGACCGGCCTCCTCTGCGAACAACTGGGCCTGCCGCGGATGGCAGGCAGGGTGGTGGGGTGGCTGCTGGTCTGCGATCCCGCCCACACCTCCCTGGTCGAGCTGGCCGAGGTGCTCCAGGCGAGCAAGGGCTCGATCAGCACCTCCACCCGCCTCCTCGAGCAATTCAAGGTGATCGAACGGGTCACCTTCCCGGGCGACCGGCGCGACTACGTGCGGATGATCTCCGGCGCCTGGGAAAAGATGATGAACCGCTTCGAGCAGGAGAGCCGGATGATGCGCGACCTCGCCGCGGAGGGGCTCGCCCTCCTCGCCGACGCGCAGCCGGATCGCCGCGGGCGTCTGCAGGAGATGCACGCGATCTACGAATTCCTCCTCGAGATGTCGCCGCTGCTGGAGAGCGAGTGGCGCAAGCGCCAGGCGGAGAAGCGCGCCGGGGGCAACTCGAATTCCTGA
- a CDS encoding ABC transporter ATP-binding protein, with protein sequence MGAIVEVKDVVKEYPLGNLVVQALRGVSLELQQGEFAAIAGPSGSGKTTLLNLIGCVDVATSGTVRVAGQSTGELDDGKLTALRLHKLGFIFQSFNLIAVLDLYQNVEFPLLLQGGLTKGERDRRVREMVEKVGLTKQLRQRPSELSGGQRQRVAIARALVTRPEIVLADEPTANLDSKTGTNIIELMKEINAAEKTTFIFSTHDPKVTDRADRVIRLQDGLIVDDGTGARVGAA encoded by the coding sequence ATGGGCGCAATCGTCGAAGTGAAGGACGTGGTGAAGGAGTACCCGCTGGGCAACCTGGTGGTGCAGGCCCTCCGCGGCGTCTCCCTCGAGTTGCAGCAGGGCGAGTTTGCCGCCATCGCCGGCCCCTCCGGCAGCGGCAAGACCACCCTGCTCAACCTGATCGGCTGCGTCGACGTGGCCACCAGCGGCACGGTGCGGGTGGCGGGCCAGTCCACCGGCGAGCTCGACGACGGAAAGCTCACCGCCCTCCGCCTCCACAAGCTCGGCTTCATCTTCCAGTCGTTCAACCTGATCGCCGTGCTCGACCTCTACCAGAACGTCGAATTCCCGCTCCTGCTCCAGGGCGGGCTGACGAAGGGCGAGCGCGACCGCCGGGTGCGCGAGATGGTGGAGAAGGTGGGGCTCACCAAGCAGCTGCGGCAGCGCCCCAGCGAGCTCTCCGGTGGCCAGCGGCAGCGCGTGGCCATCGCCCGGGCGCTGGTCACGCGTCCCGAGATCGTTCTCGCCGACGAGCCCACCGCCAACCTCGACTCGAAGACCGGCACCAACATCATCGAGCTGATGAAGGAGATCAACGCGGCGGAGAAGACCACGTTCATCTTCTCCACCCACGACCCCAAGGTGACCGACCGCGCCGACCGCGTGATCCGGCTGCAGGACGGCCTGATCGTCGACGACGGAACCGGCGCCCGCGTGGGAGCTGCGTGA
- a CDS encoding ABC transporter permease, with product MGGISLGLLLRIAMRSLVGHRIKGLIVGTILAFGTFLVVLGTTLLDNVERSMEESITGSLTGHIQLVSKNAKDELAFFGPAAASDQDLSVIADYDRVKKAMLALDNVEAVIPMGRQMAQGVVGNELDENLEALREAVRAEDESRVADLSGRVKRMVSLLLVEQQNAAEIASDPAELEEGIGHLRRGSSDAFWADFGADPIAALEFLDTKVAPLSTTSTAVFLPYIATDLDAYAEKFEHFEIADGEMVPRGHKGFLFNKTYFEEQAKNKVARHLDKIQEAIELDGKTIAGDPLLQEQIERGKKQTRHVTQQLGPADAVLVEAELRKLLPEVKGDLDALLTTFLDVDDANFAERYAFFYEVIAPRVRLYRVKVGDTVTIRALSQDGYMRAINVKVYGTFKLKGLERSVLASVYNLVDLMSFRDLYGLMTPEKRKELDAIRADVGVADIDRASAEDALFGGDEEMVVEADLAGGTIDVDAALAAAASAQARATDTFDPADLERGMTLHAALLLKDPARLTETMAAIEKASDEQDLGVRPFTWQQVAGIVGQFILVMRVVLYVAIAIIFAVALVIINNSMVMATMDRVGEIGTMRAIGARRRFVLTLFLLETLVLALIAGGVGAAAASGLIVLLGNVGIPSAGNDGLIFLFGGPALHPELVGSNLVLGLAAIVTVSLVSTLYPARIAARIAPVVAMQSRE from the coding sequence ATGGGCGGCATCTCCCTGGGCCTGCTCCTGCGCATCGCGATGCGCAGCCTGGTGGGCCACCGGATCAAGGGCCTCATCGTCGGGACCATCCTGGCGTTCGGCACCTTCCTCGTGGTGCTGGGCACCACGCTCCTCGACAACGTGGAGCGCTCGATGGAGGAGTCGATCACCGGGTCCCTCACCGGCCACATCCAGCTGGTCTCGAAGAACGCGAAGGACGAGCTCGCCTTCTTCGGTCCCGCCGCAGCCTCCGACCAGGATCTATCGGTCATCGCCGATTACGACCGGGTCAAGAAGGCGATGCTCGCCCTCGACAACGTCGAGGCCGTGATCCCGATGGGCCGGCAGATGGCGCAGGGCGTGGTGGGCAACGAGCTCGACGAGAACCTCGAGGCCCTGCGCGAAGCGGTGCGGGCGGAAGACGAGTCCCGCGTCGCCGATCTCTCCGGGCGGGTGAAGCGGATGGTCTCGCTGCTCCTGGTGGAGCAGCAGAACGCCGCCGAGATCGCCTCCGATCCGGCGGAGCTCGAGGAGGGCATCGGGCACCTGCGCCGCGGTTCGAGCGACGCCTTCTGGGCCGATTTCGGCGCGGATCCGATCGCTGCGCTCGAATTCCTCGACACGAAGGTGGCGCCGCTCTCCACCACGTCGACCGCGGTCTTCCTCCCCTACATCGCCACCGACCTGGACGCCTACGCGGAGAAGTTCGAGCACTTCGAGATCGCCGACGGCGAGATGGTGCCGCGGGGCCACAAGGGCTTCCTCTTCAACAAGACCTATTTCGAGGAGCAGGCGAAGAACAAGGTCGCCCGCCACCTCGACAAGATCCAGGAGGCGATCGAGCTCGACGGCAAGACCATCGCCGGCGACCCGCTCCTCCAGGAGCAGATCGAGCGGGGCAAGAAGCAGACCCGCCACGTCACCCAACAGCTCGGCCCCGCCGACGCGGTGCTGGTCGAGGCGGAGCTGCGCAAGCTCCTGCCCGAGGTGAAGGGCGATCTCGACGCGCTGCTCACCACCTTCCTCGACGTGGACGACGCCAACTTCGCGGAGCGCTACGCCTTCTTCTACGAGGTGATCGCGCCGCGCGTCCGTCTCTACCGGGTCAAGGTCGGCGACACGGTCACCATCCGCGCGCTCTCGCAGGACGGCTACATGCGCGCGATCAACGTGAAGGTCTACGGGACCTTCAAGCTCAAGGGGCTGGAGCGCTCCGTCCTCGCCTCGGTCTACAACCTGGTGGACCTGATGAGCTTCCGCGACCTCTACGGCCTGATGACGCCCGAGAAGCGCAAGGAACTCGACGCCATCCGCGCCGACGTCGGCGTCGCCGACATCGACCGCGCCTCCGCCGAGGACGCGCTCTTCGGCGGCGACGAGGAGATGGTGGTGGAGGCGGATCTCGCCGGCGGCACCATCGACGTGGACGCGGCGCTGGCTGCTGCGGCGAGCGCCCAGGCCCGGGCGACCGACACCTTCGATCCCGCCGACCTGGAGCGGGGGATGACCCTGCATGCAGCGCTGCTGCTGAAGGATCCCGCGCGCCTCACCGAGACGATGGCGGCGATCGAGAAGGCGAGCGACGAGCAGGATCTCGGCGTCCGCCCCTTCACCTGGCAGCAGGTGGCTGGGATCGTGGGCCAGTTCATCCTGGTGATGCGCGTGGTCCTCTACGTGGCGATCGCGATCATCTTCGCCGTGGCCCTGGTCATCATCAACAACTCGATGGTGATGGCCACCATGGACCGGGTCGGCGAGATCGGCACCATGCGCGCCATCGGCGCGAGGCGGCGCTTCGTGCTCACCCTCTTCCTGCTCGAGACGCTGGTGCTCGCGCTCATCGCCGGCGGCGTCGGTGCCGCAGCAGCCAGCGGCCTGATCGTGCTCCTCGGCAACGTGGGCATCCCCTCCGCCGGCAACGACGGGCTGATCTTCCTCTTCGGCGGACCGGCGCTCCACCCGGAGCTGGTCGGATCGAACCTGGTCCTCGGCCTCGCCGCCATCGTCACGGTGAGCCTGGTCTCCACCCTCTATCCGGCGCGCATCGCCGCCCGCATCGCCCCCGTGGTCGCGATGCAGTCCCGGGAGTAG
- a CDS encoding ABC transporter permease — protein MGIYFVVALRNLLQARRRTFFLGAALSMVAALLVLLLSLAQGLTDNMVHYATTLASGHVNIGGYYKLSPGDVAPLVQDVPKIRALVKEEVPESVMVLDRIRGWSKLVSETGAMWTSPVGIDPAEEGQLIAALQPARESAYRKDGGAATPGDLGKMGQEGTIVLFASQAKKLEVGIGDQITVVAETTRGATNSGDFTVVAIAEDMGMMSQWNAFVPKSALHDLYRTASDTTGAVMIFLEDIAQTDTVLARLQKVLPARGYTVLEHKAEPFWQKLEQLPHEDWTGARLDLTTWEDEASFLKWIITAFNGISFFLVGVLLLIIVIGIMNTMFMSVRERTGEVGTLRAIGMGRASVLGMFLTEALILGLAASTAGALVGGGLALALDAAAFSVPSEAARMVLLSDTIHLSAQVAHVVGAVFVFTLVTALSALYPAYRAAKMRPVTAIQHVS, from the coding sequence ATGGGCATCTACTTCGTCGTGGCGCTCCGCAACCTGCTGCAGGCCAGGCGGCGCACCTTCTTCCTCGGCGCGGCGCTCTCCATGGTGGCGGCGCTGCTGGTGCTGCTCCTCTCGCTGGCGCAGGGGCTCACCGACAACATGGTCCATTACGCGACCACCCTCGCCTCGGGCCACGTCAACATCGGCGGCTACTACAAGCTCAGCCCCGGCGACGTGGCGCCGCTGGTGCAGGACGTCCCGAAGATCCGCGCGCTGGTGAAGGAGGAGGTCCCCGAGTCGGTGATGGTCCTCGACCGCATCCGCGGCTGGTCGAAGCTCGTCAGCGAGACGGGCGCGATGTGGACCAGCCCGGTGGGCATCGACCCCGCCGAGGAGGGCCAGCTCATCGCCGCGCTGCAGCCGGCGCGGGAGAGCGCCTACCGCAAGGACGGCGGCGCCGCCACGCCCGGCGACCTCGGCAAGATGGGCCAGGAGGGGACGATCGTGCTCTTCGCCTCCCAGGCGAAGAAGCTCGAGGTCGGCATCGGCGACCAGATCACCGTGGTCGCCGAGACCACCCGCGGCGCCACCAACTCCGGTGACTTCACCGTGGTGGCGATCGCCGAGGACATGGGGATGATGAGCCAGTGGAACGCCTTCGTGCCGAAGAGCGCGCTCCACGACCTCTATCGGACCGCCAGCGACACCACCGGCGCGGTGATGATCTTCCTCGAGGACATCGCCCAGACCGACACCGTGCTGGCGCGGCTGCAGAAGGTGCTGCCGGCGCGCGGCTACACCGTGCTCGAGCACAAGGCCGAACCCTTCTGGCAGAAGCTCGAGCAGCTCCCCCACGAGGACTGGACCGGCGCGCGGCTCGACCTCACCACCTGGGAGGACGAAGCCTCCTTCCTCAAGTGGATCATCACCGCCTTCAACGGCATCTCCTTCTTCCTCGTCGGCGTGCTCCTGCTCATCATCGTGATCGGCATCATGAACACCATGTTCATGAGCGTGCGGGAGCGGACCGGCGAGGTCGGCACGCTGCGGGCCATCGGCATGGGCCGCGCCAGCGTGCTGGGGATGTTCCTCACCGAGGCGCTGATCCTCGGCCTCGCCGCCTCCACCGCAGGCGCGCTCGTGGGCGGCGGCCTCGCGCTCGCCCTCGACGCCGCCGCGTTCTCCGTCCCCTCGGAGGCGGCGCGCATGGTGCTCCTCAGCGACACCATCCACCTCTCCGCGCAGGTCGCTCACGTGGTCGGGGCCGTGTTCGTCTTCACCCTGGTGACCGCGCTCTCCGCGCTCTATCCCGCGTACCGCGCGGCGAAGATGCGCCCCGTCACCGCCATCCAGCACGTGAGCTGA
- a CDS encoding outer membrane lipoprotein-sorting protein, producing MHKLLFALAALAVALPTTVQALTPAETLALLKEQDLRQQQTGDYQALAFIERKEKDKNDLVYEAVVYRRDETDKLVILFLQPKEEAGKGYLRIDKSMFFYDPTVGKWERKTERERIAGTDSRRQDFDESRLAEEYDAKWIGDVKLGRLEAHHLELKAKPGVDVAYPVLQLWIDKKDHNLLKRQEFALSGRLMRTQYFPKWTKLYSESKKGDVWIPKEQRIFDEVEKGNKTTIVIRSVDLKPVSDAYFTKAWLESKSR from the coding sequence ATGCACAAGCTCCTCTTCGCCCTGGCGGCACTCGCCGTCGCGCTCCCGACCACCGTGCAGGCGCTCACGCCGGCGGAGACCCTCGCGCTGCTGAAGGAGCAGGACCTGCGGCAGCAGCAGACCGGCGACTACCAGGCGCTGGCCTTCATCGAGCGCAAGGAGAAGGACAAGAACGATCTCGTCTACGAGGCGGTGGTCTACCGCCGCGACGAGACCGACAAGCTCGTCATCCTCTTCCTCCAGCCGAAGGAGGAGGCGGGCAAGGGCTATCTCCGCATCGACAAGAGCATGTTCTTCTACGACCCCACCGTGGGGAAGTGGGAGCGCAAGACCGAGCGCGAGCGGATCGCCGGCACCGACTCCCGGCGGCAGGACTTCGACGAGTCCCGCCTCGCCGAGGAATACGACGCGAAGTGGATCGGCGACGTGAAGCTCGGGCGGCTCGAGGCCCACCACCTCGAGCTCAAGGCGAAGCCCGGCGTCGACGTGGCCTACCCGGTGCTGCAGCTGTGGATCGACAAGAAGGACCACAACCTGCTCAAGCGCCAGGAGTTCGCCCTCTCCGGCCGCCTGATGCGCACCCAGTACTTCCCCAAGTGGACGAAGCTCTACTCCGAGTCGAAGAAGGGCGACGTCTGGATCCCGAAGGAGCAGCGGATCTTCGACGAGGTGGAGAAGGGCAACAAGACCACCATCGTGATCCGCTCGGTGGACCTGAAGCCGGTGAGCGACGCCTACTTCACCAAGGCGTGGCTGGAGAGCAAGTCGCGATGA
- a CDS encoding Smr/MutS family protein, with product MSERPTPDEPDEATEPLEVPIDGTLDLHTFAPRDLPDVLDGYFDACREKGILSLRVIHGKGSGMQKARVEKLLAKDPRVRSFRTAGIGAGGWGATLVELHPL from the coding sequence ATGAGCGAAAGACCTACCCCGGATGAGCCTGACGAAGCAACCGAGCCCCTGGAGGTCCCGATCGACGGGACCCTGGACCTCCACACCTTCGCGCCGCGGGACCTGCCCGACGTCCTCGACGGCTATTTCGACGCCTGCAGGGAGAAGGGGATCCTCTCGCTCCGGGTGATCCACGGGAAGGGAAGCGGGATGCAGAAGGCCCGGGTCGAGAAGCTGCTGGCGAAGGACCCGCGGGTCCGCTCCTTCCGCACCGCCGGGATCGGCGCCGGCGGGTGGGGCGCCACCCTGGTCGAGCTCCACCCGCTCTAA
- a CDS encoding sigma 54-interacting transcriptional regulator: MDPILQTCDRLGIVGTRFREEIAAQVQASVLARRGRDTVRVTGSTGTGKELVTALVHEVAREQLGRNGELVEVNCGNLPDQLFESALFGHKKGAFTGATADNKGLLERAKGGTLVLDEVQNLSVEAQGRLLRLIGEREYRPVGSTALQRTDALIVLVSNLDLVQLAGDGKFRRDLLDRAPAKIALLPLWQRREDVGELAQQFALEAAKDRGWEGFEGFTRRALADIEGAVVANEESSVRRLREMVRDAVFAAGEPAPELLESAAVEKVLADFYGANPLAERGAWDREDIEDRFDLAVEAQVVRHIAGLHGIPDATLLKLTRVLRELRDSLTAGEKPVPDSYRNLMSRTSLATKAALWVLSGANNQSEFRKFFGSKNHEMPPKSVAWQLYHDVFGDETKESN, from the coding sequence ATGGATCCAATCCTCCAGACGTGCGACCGGCTGGGCATCGTGGGCACGCGATTCCGCGAGGAGATCGCGGCGCAGGTCCAGGCCTCGGTTCTCGCGCGCAGGGGCCGCGACACCGTGCGTGTCACCGGCTCCACCGGCACGGGCAAGGAGCTCGTGACCGCGCTCGTGCACGAGGTGGCCCGCGAGCAGCTCGGCCGCAACGGCGAGCTCGTCGAGGTCAACTGCGGCAACCTGCCGGACCAGCTCTTCGAAAGCGCGCTCTTCGGCCACAAGAAGGGCGCGTTCACCGGCGCCACCGCCGACAACAAGGGCCTGCTCGAACGGGCGAAGGGCGGCACCCTGGTGCTCGACGAGGTGCAGAACCTCTCGGTCGAGGCGCAGGGGCGGCTGCTCCGCCTCATCGGCGAGCGCGAGTACCGGCCGGTGGGGTCCACCGCGCTGCAGCGCACCGACGCGCTCATCGTCCTGGTCTCGAACCTCGACCTGGTGCAGCTCGCAGGCGACGGCAAGTTCCGCCGCGACCTCCTCGACCGCGCCCCCGCGAAGATCGCGCTCCTGCCCCTCTGGCAGCGCCGCGAGGACGTGGGCGAGCTGGCGCAGCAGTTCGCCCTCGAGGCTGCGAAGGATCGGGGCTGGGAGGGCTTCGAGGGCTTCACCCGCCGCGCCCTCGCCGACATCGAAGGCGCCGTGGTGGCCAACGAGGAGAGCTCGGTCCGGCGCCTGCGCGAGATGGTGCGCGACGCGGTCTTCGCCGCGGGCGAGCCCGCGCCCGAGCTGCTCGAGAGCGCCGCCGTCGAGAAGGTGCTCGCCGATTTCTACGGCGCGAACCCGCTGGCGGAGCGCGGCGCGTGGGATCGCGAGGACATCGAGGATCGCTTCGACCTCGCCGTCGAGGCACAGGTGGTGCGCCACATCGCCGGCCTCCACGGGATCCCCGACGCCACGCTGCTCAAGCTGACCCGCGTGCTCCGGGAGCTCCGCGACTCGCTCACCGCCGGTGAGAAGCCCGTGCCGGACAGCTACCGGAACCTCATGTCGCGCACGAGCCTTGCAACCAAGGCGGCCCTCTGGGTCCTGAGCGGCGCGAACAACCAGAGCGAGTTCCGGAAGTTCTTCGGCAGCAAGAACCACGAGATGCCGCCCAAGAGCGTGGCCTGGCAGCTCTACCACGACGTCTTCGGCGACGAGACGAAGGAATCGAACTAG
- a CDS encoding MYXO-CTERM sorting domain-containing protein has protein sequence MKRNMMLAAVAAVGLFAPLQASAGGVVIDGRIRHVGFFHPSWNGEGGSAAFHGGRGGYGSASASLGAGSSETAEPAGEAPTSAPTSSDADATFDAYEIEQIQAGLISEEEAQAGCGGASAATGPAGLLPLVVAAGALLRRRRKA, from the coding sequence ATGAAGCGGAACATGATGCTCGCCGCCGTCGCTGCCGTGGGGCTCTTCGCCCCCCTGCAGGCATCCGCAGGCGGTGTCGTGATCGACGGCCGCATCCGGCACGTCGGTTTCTTCCACCCCAGCTGGAACGGCGAGGGCGGGTCTGCAGCTTTCCACGGAGGCAGGGGCGGCTACGGCTCCGCTTCCGCATCCCTGGGCGCAGGCTCCAGCGAGACCGCCGAGCCTGCCGGCGAAGCACCGACCTCCGCACCGACCTCGAGTGACGCCGACGCCACGTTCGACGCCTACGAGATCGAGCAGATCCAGGCAGGCCTGATCAGCGAGGAAGAGGCGCAGGCCGGCTGCGGCGGCGCTTCCGCTGCCACCGGTCCCGCGGGCCTGCTCCCGCTGGTGGTCGCCGCAGGGGCGCTGCTCCGGCGCCGCCGCAAGGCGTAA
- a CDS encoding acetyl-CoA hydrolase/transferase family protein: MWNDKYKSAAEAVTAIKSGDRVFLHGVAATPLRLIEAMTARAPELRNVEVTALHTEGPAPYADPGMEESFRLNALFVGANVRKAVQEGRADYLPVFLSEVPLLFRRGILPIDVALIHVSPPDAHGYCSLGTSVDAARAAVQVARHVIAQVNPNMPRTHGDGLIHVTEIDSLVRVDDPLPEHQPPALGATELAIGRHVASLVEDGATLQMGIGAIPDATLVALKDHKRLGVHTEMFSDRVIELVERGVITGEAKRIHPGKIVTGFVNGTRRLFDFVDDNPLVAMLDISYVNDTAVIRRNPKVTAINSAIEVDYTGQVAADSIGEKQFSGIGGQMDFIRGAGLSEGGKPIIALPSVTKRGESRIVPFLKTGAAVVTTRAHVHYVVTEHGVAHLYGKNLRQRARAMIDIAHPDHRESLAREAHRRFGSI, encoded by the coding sequence ATGTGGAACGACAAGTACAAGAGCGCCGCAGAGGCCGTGACCGCGATCAAATCGGGAGACCGGGTCTTCCTCCACGGCGTGGCGGCGACCCCCTTGCGGCTCATCGAGGCGATGACCGCCCGGGCCCCCGAGCTGCGGAACGTCGAGGTGACCGCCCTGCACACGGAGGGGCCCGCCCCCTACGCGGACCCGGGCATGGAGGAGAGCTTCCGACTCAACGCGCTCTTCGTCGGCGCGAACGTGCGCAAGGCGGTGCAGGAGGGGAGGGCGGATTACCTGCCCGTCTTCCTCAGCGAGGTGCCGCTCCTCTTCCGGCGGGGCATCCTGCCGATCGACGTGGCGCTGATCCACGTCTCGCCGCCGGACGCCCACGGCTACTGCTCCCTCGGCACCTCGGTCGACGCAGCACGGGCCGCGGTGCAGGTGGCCCGGCACGTGATCGCGCAGGTCAATCCCAACATGCCCCGGACCCACGGCGACGGCCTCATCCACGTCACCGAGATCGACTCGCTGGTGCGGGTGGACGATCCCCTGCCGGAGCACCAGCCGCCAGCCCTCGGTGCGACGGAGTTGGCCATCGGCCGCCACGTCGCCAGCCTGGTGGAGGACGGCGCCACCCTGCAGATGGGCATCGGCGCCATCCCGGACGCGACCCTCGTCGCCCTCAAGGACCACAAGCGCCTCGGCGTCCACACCGAGATGTTCTCCGACCGGGTGATCGAGCTGGTGGAGCGGGGGGTGATCACCGGCGAGGCCAAGCGGATCCACCCCGGCAAGATCGTGACCGGCTTCGTCAACGGGACGCGGCGCCTCTTCGACTTCGTCGACGACAACCCGCTCGTGGCGATGCTGGACATCAGCTACGTCAACGACACCGCCGTGATCCGCAGGAACCCGAAGGTCACCGCGATCAACAGCGCGATCGAGGTCGACTACACCGGCCAGGTGGCGGCGGACTCGATCGGCGAGAAGCAGTTCTCGGGGATCGGCGGCCAGATGGACTTCATCCGCGGCGCGGGCCTCTCCGAGGGCGGCAAGCCGATCATCGCGCTGCCTTCGGTGACGAAGCGGGGCGAGTCGCGCATCGTGCCCTTCCTCAAGACCGGCGCCGCCGTCGTCACCACCCGGGCCCACGTCCACTACGTGGTCACGGAGCACGGCGTCGCCCATCTCTACGGCAAGAACCTGCGGCAGCGCGCCCGGGCGATGATCGACATCGCGCACCCCGACCACCGCGAGAGCCTCGCGCGCGAGGCCCACCGCCGCTTCGGCAGCATTTGA
- a CDS encoding DUF1540 domain-containing protein: MLTQLRMPKVSDCEATECFYNVDKDCHAPAINVGGNHPECDTYIANGAHVHGRTKALVGACHVGNCEHNKDLSCHAKSIHVRHHAGHADCTTYAPQ, encoded by the coding sequence ATGCTCACCCAGCTGCGAATGCCGAAGGTCTCGGATTGCGAGGCCACCGAGTGCTTCTACAACGTGGACAAAGACTGCCACGCGCCGGCGATCAACGTCGGCGGCAACCATCCCGAGTGCGATACCTACATCGCCAACGGCGCCCATGTGCACGGGCGGACCAAGGCGCTGGTAGGCGCGTGCCACGTGGGCAACTGCGAGCACAACAAGGACCTGAGCTGCCACGCGAAGTCGATCCACGTGCGCCACCACGCCGGCCACGCGGATTGCACGACCTACGCGCCGCAGTAG
- a CDS encoding Na/Pi cotransporter family protein — MRPVFVVLELLGALGVFLLGMKIMSEALQRAAGSRLKGWLGKMTANRFAGVLSGVAITTIVQSSSATTVMVVSFVSAGLLSLAQAIGVIMGANIGTTLTGWIVSILGFKVKLGAFALPAIGIGTLLGFTRGQQKRQWGEVLLGFGLLFLGIALLKDSIPPIDGPEQIAFVKELGGYGFLSVLIFVAIGTLLTIVLQSSSATMTLTLTMAAMGWLPYDAAVAMVLGENIGTTATANLAAIGAPVNARRAARVHLIFNLLGVAWALALLNFYLLPVVDALVPGDPAATGEAAAGVITTHLAGVHTLFNVTNTLLMIPFVRQLESIVTRWVPEPAVAPRPSRLHYLSPAGIETPELLLVQAGREMQHMTEVVRELFGDAMRIITHPSAKLGTLVEETLQREEVVDDLEREISEILTDSTSAGTSSATARRIGEMIQNTHRLERIGDHCAVLVRIARRVYDSGNRFGDDDVQDLARLGALVDEALANLGAYLAGDARAAAKAEAIEGRIDATRRELRQGHVERMKMMTGEQIQAQLAFLDTLTHLEEAGDRAVGIIRLAESTRKAA; from the coding sequence ATTCGCCCCGTCTTCGTCGTCCTCGAGCTGCTCGGTGCCCTCGGCGTCTTCCTGCTCGGCATGAAGATCATGTCCGAGGCGCTGCAGCGTGCTGCAGGGAGTCGCCTCAAGGGCTGGCTCGGCAAGATGACCGCGAACCGCTTCGCCGGTGTGCTCAGCGGCGTCGCGATCACCACGATCGTCCAGTCGAGCTCCGCCACCACCGTGATGGTGGTGAGCTTCGTCTCCGCGGGGCTGCTCTCCCTCGCCCAGGCGATCGGCGTGATCATGGGTGCCAACATCGGCACCACGCTCACCGGCTGGATCGTCTCGATCCTCGGCTTCAAGGTGAAGCTAGGCGCCTTCGCCCTGCCGGCGATCGGCATCGGCACGCTCCTCGGCTTCACCCGGGGGCAGCAGAAGCGGCAGTGGGGCGAGGTTCTCCTCGGCTTCGGCCTCCTCTTCCTCGGCATCGCGCTGCTCAAGGATTCGATCCCGCCGATCGACGGGCCGGAGCAGATCGCCTTCGTCAAGGAGCTGGGCGGCTACGGCTTCCTCTCGGTGCTGATCTTCGTGGCGATCGGCACGCTCCTCACCATCGTGCTCCAGTCGAGCTCGGCGACGATGACGCTGACGCTCACCATGGCGGCGATGGGCTGGCTGCCCTACGACGCTGCGGTGGCGATGGTCCTCGGCGAGAACATCGGCACCACCGCCACCGCCAACCTGGCGGCGATCGGCGCGCCGGTGAACGCGCGGCGGGCGGCCAGGGTGCACCTCATCTTCAACCTGCTCGGCGTGGCCTGGGCGCTGGCGCTGCTCAACTTCTACCTGCTGCCGGTGGTCGACGCGCTGGTGCCCGGCGATCCGGCGGCGACCGGGGAGGCCGCAGCCGGCGTGATCACCACCCACCTCGCCGGCGTGCACACGCTCTTCAACGTCACCAACACCCTGCTGATGATCCCCTTCGTGCGGCAGCTCGAGTCGATCGTCACCCGTTGGGTCCCGGAGCCGGCGGTGGCGCCGCGTCCCTCGCGCCTGCACTACCTCAGCCCCGCGGGGATCGAGACCCCGGAGCTCCTCCTCGTCCAGGCGGGCCGGGAGATGCAGCACATGACCGAAGTGGTGCGGGAGCTCTTCGGGGACGCGATGCGGATCATCACCCATCCCTCGGCGAAGCTGGGGACGCTGGTGGAGGAGACCCTGCAGCGCGAGGAGGTGGTGGACGACCTCGAGCGGGAGATCTCGGAGATCCTCACCGACTCCACCTCCGCCGGGACCTCGTCTGCCACCGCCCGGCGGATCGGCGAGATGATCCAGAACACCCACCGGCTCGAGCGGATCGGCGACCATTGCGCCGTCCTCGTCCGGATCGCCCGGCGGGTCTACGACAGCGGCAACCGCTTCGGCGACGACGACGTGCAGGATCTCGCCAGGCTCGGGGCGCTGGTCGACGAGGCCCTGGCCAACCTGGGGGCCTACCTGGCCGGTGACGCGAGAGCCGCGGCGAAGGCCGAGGCGATCGAGGGCCGGATCGACGCGACCCGCCGCGAGCTCCGGCAGGGACACGTCGAGCGGATGAAGATGATGACGGGCGAGCAGATCCAGGCGCAGCTCGCCTTCCTCGACACGCTCACCCACCTCGAGGAGGCGGGCGATCGCGCGGTCGGGATCATCCGCCTGGCGGAGTCGACCCGGAAGGCGGCCTGA